In one window of Massilibacterium senegalense DNA:
- a CDS encoding GTP-binding protein has protein sequence MTKKIPVTVLSGYLGSGKTTLLNHILQNREGLKVAVIVNDMSEVNIDAALVKQGGGLSRTDEKLVELSNGCICCTLREDLLVEVERLATQGDIDYIVIESTGISEPIPVAQTFSYIDEQLGIDLTQFCTLDTMVTVVDANRFWKDFQSGDSLLDRKEAVGEDDTRDIADLLLDQVEFCDVLMINKCDLVEETELKKLENVLRTLQPGAKMIRSVHGQVDPREILHTGLFDFDKASESAGWLRELMAGGHETHTPETEEYGIASFVYARKKPFHSARFDEWIHTQMPDNIVRAKGIAWCATQNDVSILMSQAGPSVTVEPVAYWVASLPKAEQEAIIKENPYLLEEWDATYGDRHTKLVFIGIDLPQESIVNELDACLLTDAEMEQDWATFTDPFGWEISKAE, from the coding sequence ATGACGAAAAAAATTCCAGTAACTGTGTTAAGTGGATACTTAGGATCGGGAAAAACGACGTTATTAAATCATATCTTACAAAATCGGGAAGGACTAAAAGTGGCGGTTATTGTGAACGATATGAGCGAAGTGAATATTGACGCTGCTTTAGTGAAGCAAGGCGGGGGCTTATCTAGAACTGATGAAAAGTTAGTCGAATTATCGAATGGTTGTATTTGTTGTACGCTTCGGGAAGATTTATTAGTAGAAGTCGAACGATTAGCAACACAAGGCGATATTGATTATATCGTGATTGAATCAACAGGCATTAGTGAACCGATTCCCGTTGCGCAAACATTTTCGTATATCGATGAACAACTTGGCATTGATTTAACACAATTTTGTACGTTAGATACGATGGTGACGGTTGTAGATGCAAATCGTTTTTGGAAAGATTTTCAGTCTGGTGATTCGCTATTAGATCGAAAAGAAGCAGTTGGGGAAGACGATACGCGTGACATTGCCGATTTATTATTAGACCAAGTCGAGTTTTGTGACGTATTAATGATAAATAAATGTGATTTAGTAGAAGAAACAGAGCTAAAAAAATTAGAAAATGTGTTGCGGACGTTGCAACCAGGGGCGAAAATGATTCGATCCGTTCATGGACAAGTCGACCCACGTGAAATTTTACATACCGGTTTATTTGACTTTGACAAAGCTAGTGAATCGGCTGGTTGGCTACGGGAATTAATGGCAGGGGGACATGAAACGCACACACCGGAAACAGAAGAATACGGTATTGCTTCTTTCGTTTACGCACGAAAAAAACCATTTCATTCTGCGCGATTTGATGAATGGATTCATACGCAAATGCCAGACAATATCGTTCGGGCGAAAGGAATCGCTTGGTGTGCCACACAAAATGACGTATCGATTTTAATGTCACAAGCTGGTCCATCGGTAACGGTAGAACCGGTAGCCTATTGGGTTGCTTCGCTTCCGAAAGCAGAACAAGAAGCCATTATCAAAGAAAATCCGTATTTACTAGAGGAATGGGATGCGACATACGGGGATCGGCATACGAAGTTAGTCTTTATTGGCATTGATTTACCGCAAGAGAGTATTGTGAACGAATTAGATGCGTGTCTGTTAACGGATGCGGAAATGGAACAAGATTGGGCAACGTTTACAGACCCATTTGGTTGGGAAATTTCAAAAGCAGAGTAG
- the dcd gene encoding dCTP deaminase: MILSGKTIQAKINTNELSISPITPEQIQPASVDLRLGDHFLVIDEHANTQISLEENAIYRDVTVRDGKVVISPHSFLLATTKETVTLPNDLTAFVEGRSSIGRLGLFIQNAGWVDPGFSGQITLELYNANSVPITLIVGRRICQLVIAKVDQEATPYQGKYLHQAGATQSRIFDDVEVKRSK, from the coding sequence ATGATTTTATCAGGGAAAACAATTCAAGCAAAAATTAATACAAACGAACTATCGATTTCACCAATCACACCGGAACAAATCCAACCAGCTTCCGTTGACTTACGGTTAGGGGACCATTTTTTAGTCATTGATGAGCATGCGAACACGCAAATTTCGTTAGAAGAAAATGCGATATACCGTGATGTAACGGTGCGTGACGGAAAAGTAGTCATTTCGCCCCACTCCTTTTTACTAGCAACGACAAAAGAAACGGTGACATTACCGAACGATTTAACAGCATTTGTCGAAGGACGAAGCTCGATTGGACGGCTCGGGTTATTTATTCAAAATGCCGGCTGGGTTGACCCAGGGTTTTCTGGACAAATTACGCTTGAGCTTTATAATGCCAACAGCGTCCCGATTACATTAATAGTTGGCAGAAGAATATGCCAGCTCGTCATTGCAAAAGTGGACCAAGAAGCAACACCGTATCAAGGAAAGTATTTACACCAAGCGGGAGCTACTCAAAGTCGGATATTTGACGATGTCGAAGTGAAACGGTCAAAATAA
- the folE2 gene encoding GTP cyclohydrolase FolE2 translates to MKNKVHLPSKQERHRHFGSVDPIIGTKPTEKECMADLQNTPKDFYFPIDHVGISNVSHPVTVTSSLSPTTQTTIGTFTLTTSLVQDRKGINMSRLTELLHTYHENNWKLDVDTLQNFTKDLAEKMEQKAATLSVQFPWYYERFAPKTEKVGLNHSQATITTSYHEREGWKTSVGLRVAVTTLCPCSKEISEYSAHNQRGIVTMNVDMYPGAWPEDFKKDLLDAAETNASAMLHPILKRPDEKKVTEQAYENPRFVEDLIRLIAADLYELDWVKGFQIECRNEESIHLHDAYAKLTFSKE, encoded by the coding sequence ATGAAAAATAAGGTACACTTACCTTCTAAACAGGAACGCCATCGTCATTTCGGTTCGGTCGATCCAATTATTGGAACGAAACCGACAGAAAAAGAATGTATGGCTGATTTACAAAATACACCGAAAGACTTTTATTTTCCGATTGACCACGTTGGGATTTCGAACGTTTCTCACCCAGTGACAGTTACTTCTAGTCTTTCTCCTACTACTCAAACGACCATCGGTACATTTACGTTAACGACTAGCCTTGTGCAAGACCGTAAAGGCATTAATATGAGTCGTTTAACAGAATTATTACATACGTACCATGAAAACAATTGGAAGCTAGATGTCGATACATTGCAAAACTTTACGAAAGATTTAGCAGAAAAAATGGAACAAAAAGCAGCGACATTGTCTGTTCAATTTCCGTGGTATTATGAACGCTTCGCACCAAAAACAGAAAAAGTTGGCTTAAACCATTCCCAAGCGACGATTACGACGAGTTATCATGAACGAGAAGGATGGAAAACGAGCGTCGGGTTACGCGTAGCGGTGACAACACTTTGCCCATGTTCGAAAGAAATTAGTGAATATAGCGCCCATAACCAACGCGGTATTGTGACAATGAACGTCGATATGTATCCAGGTGCTTGGCCAGAAGACTTTAAAAAAGACTTATTAGATGCGGCGGAAACAAATGCGAGTGCGATGCTTCATCCGATTTTAAAACGACCAGACGAGAAAAAAGTAACCGAACAAGCGTATGAAAATCCACGCTTTGTCGAAGATTTAATTCGTTTAATTGCAGCGGATTTGTATGAGTTAGACTGGGTAAAAGGGTTTCAAATCGAATGTCGCAACGAAGAATCGATTCATTTACACGACGCGTATGCAAAATTAACATTTTCAAAAGAATAA
- the sufU gene encoding Fe-S cluster assembly sulfur transfer protein SufU produces MDLNHLYRQIVMDHAKNRRNHRELDQYTHKMHYKNPTCGDVMTMYARMNDDRIEALTFVGDGCFISMASSSMFTTIANGKTITEVQALSEKVEDMIRNGTKIEDEALEEVMSLENVHQLPARYNCALMPYQAFAKLFRTSS; encoded by the coding sequence ATGGATTTAAATCATCTATATCGACAAATTGTCATGGACCATGCGAAAAATCGTCGCAATCACCGCGAATTAGACCAATACACGCATAAAATGCATTATAAAAATCCAACGTGTGGTGACGTGATGACGATGTATGCACGAATGAACGATGACCGCATTGAAGCGTTAACATTTGTAGGGGATGGCTGTTTTATTAGTATGGCATCTTCTTCTATGTTTACTACGATTGCGAACGGAAAAACAATCACAGAAGTGCAAGCACTTTCAGAAAAAGTAGAAGATATGATTCGAAATGGAACAAAAATAGAAGACGAAGCGTTAGAAGAAGTCATGAGTTTAGAAAATGTCCATCAATTACCAGCACGATATAACTGTGCACTCATGCCGTATCAAGCATTTGCGAAATTATTTCGTACAAGTTCGTAA
- the rpsN gene encoding 30S ribosomal protein S14, whose translation MAKKSKIAKERQREALVAKYAYLRRELKAKGDYEALRKLPRDSSPTRLTNRCQVTGRPRGVIRKFKLSRIVFRELAHKGQIPGVKKSSW comes from the coding sequence ATGGCGAAAAAATCAAAAATCGCGAAAGAAAGACAACGGGAAGCATTAGTCGCAAAGTATGCATACCTAAGACGAGAGTTGAAAGCAAAAGGTGATTATGAAGCATTACGAAAGTTGCCGAGAGACTCTTCGCCAACCCGTTTAACAAATCGTTGCCAAGTAACAGGACGACCACGTGGAGTCATTCGGAAGTTTAAACTTTCTCGGATTGTATTTCGTGAGCTAGCGCATAAAGGGCAAATACCCGGCGTGAAAAAATCTAGTTGGTAA
- a CDS encoding LysR family transcriptional regulator has protein sequence MHLEDLYTFKIVAQEGSISKAAKTLHFVQSNVTAKIKRLEKAYETPLFFRHPRGVTLTPHGRTLLVYAEQILQLVEDSKTEIMYTNEPSGTLRIGSMETTAAVRLPLILSSYVKQYPKVNLSLQTNHTNALIKQVVNDELEGAFIAGHPQHPALSAIKVVEEELICIANKTIDWDDLKNETIIVFKSGCFYRNVLESWLLKRGIVPTRKMELNTLEGIVGCVRSGLGIAMLTKSVMDQLDKKHELTRYLLPSDIGTIPTSFIYKTEGIKTAAFRTFLQELQR, from the coding sequence ATGCATCTCGAAGACTTATATACGTTTAAAATAGTGGCCCAAGAAGGAAGTATCTCGAAAGCAGCAAAAACACTTCATTTCGTTCAATCAAACGTGACTGCCAAAATAAAACGGTTAGAAAAAGCATATGAAACACCTCTTTTCTTTCGGCATCCACGCGGTGTGACGTTAACACCACACGGTCGAACGTTACTTGTATATGCAGAACAAATTTTACAATTAGTCGAGGATTCTAAAACAGAAATTATGTATACAAATGAACCAAGCGGAACATTACGAATCGGTTCCATGGAAACTACTGCGGCCGTTCGATTACCATTGATTTTATCTTCCTACGTAAAACAATATCCAAAAGTGAATTTGTCGTTACAAACAAATCATACGAACGCATTAATCAAGCAAGTAGTTAACGATGAATTAGAAGGGGCATTTATTGCTGGACATCCACAGCACCCTGCCCTGTCTGCTATAAAAGTTGTCGAAGAAGAATTAATCTGTATTGCCAATAAGACAATAGATTGGGACGACTTAAAAAACGAAACAATCATCGTTTTTAAATCCGGTTGCTTTTATCGAAATGTATTGGAATCGTGGTTACTAAAAAGGGGGATTGTTCCTACTCGTAAAATGGAATTGAATACGTTAGAAGGCATTGTCGGTTGTGTACGAAGCGGACTAGGTATTGCCATGTTAACAAAATCCGTAATGGACCAATTAGACAAAAAGCACGAACTCACCCGCTATTTGCTTCCAAGTGACATTGGCACCATCCCAACATCGTTTATTTATAAAACAGAAGGTATAAAAACTGCCGCCTTTCGGACTTTTCTCCAGGAACTACAACGATAA
- a CDS encoding NAD(P)H-dependent flavin oxidoreductase, which produces MWPQPEWMKRLNMTYPIIQAPMAGGVTTTELVVGVSEEGGLGNIGAGYMSSEALAKQIQEVKKRTTKPFGVNVFVPATVEENEQGTKRAFELLQPFHEMLEIQPVCPSIPENADETFLQQIEVLIAEKVPVCSFTFGIPSTDIMKQLQENGTVVIGTATTVEEAKRVEQSGMDAVVLQGSEAGGHRGTFSKTPGMIGLMSLIPQVVDVVHIPVIASGGIMDSRGIVASFVLGATAVQMGTAFLVTEESGAQQAHKHAVVQATEDETVITKAFSGKEARGIANTFIEKMAPMEDTLPPYPVQHLLTTAMRKEAAVKQNPAYLSLWCGQSPRLSKQQSVRELMKQLRIDVDSLLKK; this is translated from the coding sequence ATGTGGCCACAGCCGGAATGGATGAAACGACTGAATATGACGTATCCGATTATTCAAGCACCGATGGCAGGCGGAGTGACGACGACGGAATTAGTGGTAGGAGTGTCGGAGGAAGGTGGGCTTGGTAATATTGGTGCTGGATATATGTCTAGCGAAGCACTTGCGAAACAAATTCAAGAAGTGAAAAAAAGAACAACCAAACCGTTTGGTGTAAATGTATTTGTTCCAGCAACAGTCGAAGAAAATGAACAAGGAACAAAACGTGCTTTCGAACTATTACAGCCATTTCACGAGATGTTAGAAATACAACCAGTATGTCCATCTATTCCAGAGAATGCCGATGAAACATTCCTTCAACAGATAGAAGTACTAATTGCAGAAAAAGTTCCCGTTTGTTCGTTTACATTTGGAATTCCAAGTACAGACATCATGAAACAGTTACAGGAGAATGGGACAGTCGTTATCGGAACAGCAACAACAGTAGAAGAAGCAAAAAGGGTGGAGCAAAGCGGGATGGATGCCGTTGTGTTGCAAGGAAGTGAAGCGGGCGGTCATCGCGGGACTTTTTCAAAAACACCTGGGATGATTGGGTTAATGTCACTTATTCCTCAAGTGGTAGATGTTGTCCATATTCCGGTTATTGCTTCCGGTGGGATTATGGATAGTCGGGGGATTGTCGCATCTTTTGTGCTCGGTGCTACCGCCGTACAAATGGGGACGGCGTTTTTAGTGACGGAAGAAAGCGGGGCACAACAAGCGCATAAACATGCGGTGGTACAAGCAACCGAAGACGAAACGGTTATCACGAAGGCCTTTTCCGGAAAAGAAGCAAGAGGCATTGCGAATACATTTATCGAAAAAATGGCACCAATGGAAGACACTTTGCCACCATATCCGGTGCAACACCTCTTAACGACAGCCATGCGAAAAGAAGCAGCAGTGAAACAAAACCCAGCTTATTTATCACTTTGGTGTGGCCAAAGTCCACGATTAAGTAAACAACAGTCGGTTCGAGAATTGATGAAACAATTACGGATAGACGTTGATTCTTTGTTAAAGAAATAA
- a CDS encoding LiaF transmembrane domain-containing protein, producing MKSRYLVGVLFILLGIGVFLDAVNILDFWGVFASWWPLIFVFIGIVQLTNKGSSKIAAIIFIIIGLFLLANELLDVSLMSFLLPIILILIGVSFFMNRSKVPTLSEDALYTTAIFTGAKVRSETNHFEGGTATAIFGGAEIDLRQVTVAKEGAVVHLTVLFGGIELYVPENVRIQITGTPIFGAWEDKTHLPTSKDPNDPLLQINCTAVFGGVDIKN from the coding sequence GTGAAAAGTCGCTATTTAGTTGGCGTGTTATTTATTTTACTTGGGATTGGTGTCTTTTTAGATGCAGTGAATATCCTAGATTTTTGGGGAGTTTTCGCATCGTGGTGGCCACTTATTTTTGTGTTCATTGGGATTGTGCAGCTCACAAATAAAGGATCATCCAAAATTGCTGCTATTATTTTTATCATTATTGGACTATTTTTATTAGCAAATGAATTATTGGATGTTTCATTGATGTCCTTTTTACTCCCGATCATTTTAATTTTGATTGGCGTCTCTTTTTTCATGAATCGCTCAAAAGTTCCGACTTTATCGGAAGATGCGTTATATACAACTGCTATCTTTACTGGCGCAAAAGTACGGTCGGAAACAAATCATTTTGAAGGTGGAACAGCTACTGCTATTTTTGGTGGAGCAGAAATTGATTTACGTCAAGTAACGGTAGCAAAAGAAGGTGCAGTCGTGCATTTAACAGTATTATTTGGTGGAATCGAGCTATACGTTCCAGAAAATGTACGTATTCAAATTACGGGAACACCGATTTTTGGCGCTTGGGAAGATAAAACACACCTTCCTACTTCGAAAGATCCGAATGATCCATTATTGCAAATCAATTGTACGGCGGTTTTCGGTGGTGTTGACATCAAAAATTAA
- a CDS encoding VanZ family protein, whose protein sequence is MYLVALAMLLFINSRRYILAGVSFIEYIKRFSNFVPFKTIHTYMKAMFDDSMNIDIPIKNLGGNILPFFPMRIYLHYFIKKINNISAFSISIIILLFVFEIIQLVTKRGSFDIDDFILNMLGAIIGFRIWQTKFIKKLVN, encoded by the coding sequence ATTTATTTAGTTGCATTAGCAATGCTATTATTTATCAATTCTAGAAGATATATATTAGCAGGAGTATCCTTTATCGAATACATCAAGAGGTTTTCAAATTTTGTTCCATTTAAAACAATCCATACATATATGAAAGCAATGTTTGACGATAGTATGAATATCGATATACCAATTAAAAACTTGGGTGGTAACATTCTTCCGTTTTTTCCGATGAGAATTTATCTACATTACTTTATCAAAAAAATAAATAACATAAGTGCATTTTCTATTTCGATAATTATCTTATTATTTGTTTTCGAAATCATACAATTGGTTACGAAAAGAGGAAGTTTTGATATTGATGACTTTATTCTCAACATGTTGGGTGCAATCATTGGATTTAGAATATGGCAAACGAAATTTATTAAAAAATTAGTAAATTAA
- a CDS encoding YhfH family protein, with the protein MNQTEQHQKTKKICPECGSFVHEHRESHFMECEQCLSKREE; encoded by the coding sequence ATGAATCAAACAGAACAACATCAAAAAACGAAAAAAATTTGTCCGGAGTGTGGAAGCTTCGTACATGAACACCGCGAGTCACACTTTATGGAATGTGAACAATGTTTATCGAAACGTGAAGAATAA